The Miltoncostaea marina DNA window GGCCGAGGGAGGCCCGCACCCCTCGCACCCATATCAACGGGCCGCACAACCCGCGGGGAGCCCCACATATCGGCCCGTCGAGGCCTGACACGCCGCTATGGCCTGCCCCGCTGGAGGGCGGGGTCCTGAGGCCATGGCGCGCCCTTCTCCGGGTGCCGCTACCTGCCGCTACTCCGCTACCCACGGCCGTCGCTACGTCGCTAACGTCGCTAGATTTCGGCTAAACCCTACGCCCGTCGCAAGTGACCCATTTTCTCTGTTGCTTCCTAAGAAAGAAAAAAGGCAGCGCGTAGGGTTTAGCCGAAAGCTAGCGACGTAGCGACGGTTAGCGACGTTACGGCGACACCGCTTTGAGCCGGCCGCGGGCGGCGGCCTTCGGCTGGTCTAACCACCGCAGCTGGATCTCGCGCCGCGTGCCGTGCTTGAAGCTGACCGCCAGCCGCCGCGCGCTGCGGAGCTGCGGCTGCATCCGGCGCAGCCGCATCGAGAGAGCGCGCGCGTTAGCCGGGTAGTTGCGGCCGTCGCTGTGGATCGGTTTCAACGCCGCGTGCAGCTCGCTGGACGTCCCTGTCCAGCGGGGCTGGCCGTGCATGAACGCCAGCAGCGTCGCCGTGAGTGGGTCGCTCTCAAGCACCATCTCCACGAGGTGCTCCTGCCCCGCGGTGTACGCGTCCAGCGAGTGCGAGCCGGTCGCCGCATCGACCGCCGCCATCACCTCTGCGGCGTCGGCCATGCGGGGCGGCTTGGGCAAGTGGACCGGCTCAGCGACCACCCGCGCCACGAGGTCCAGCAGCCCGCCCAGCATGGCCGGCAGCGCCGCGGCATAGGCCTGGTCCAGCGCGCGCTCGGTCATGCGCTTGCCGCGCAGCGGGCGCAGCTCGACGGGCATCAGGCGCTCGCCGAGGTCGCCGCGCAGGCTGCCGGGGTCGATAGACGTCAGCAGCAGAGCACGCCGGAACATCGTCACGACGAGGTCGCCGTCGGTGTAGAGCTGCCGCTTAGCCGAGCCTTCGCCGGTGACCGCCCGACAGAAGGCGTCCGAGAGCGGCTCGTCGATGCGCGAGATGTTGTCGAGGCCGACGACGCGGCTTGCCGAGGCCACCGCCAGCCACTCGGCAAGGTCGCGCGGCGCGGAGCGCAACGCAGCCGGCGAGGGGTCCACGAGGTTGACCAGCGCCCGCCCCAGGAACGACTTACCGGCGCCCTGCGGCCCCGTGAGCGTCAGGATGGGCACCGGCACGTCCGCCAGCCATGCCATCGCGAGCCAGGCCTGCGCGAGGTCCCATGCCTCCTCGCTCAGGTTCACGAGCGTACGGAGCGTCGCGAGGCCGCCGCCGCGCTTCGGCTTCGGGAGCGGGGAGGTCAGGCGCGTGCGGCGGAACACGATGCCGTCCGGCGGCGCCTTGCGGATCGCCCAATGGCCGCCCTCGATGACGATGACCTGACCCGTTTCGTCGCCCAGGTCAACGACGACGCGATCCTGCTCGCGCACGCACCGGAGATGAACGGCGATGCGCTCCCGTCCGTCGGCCTGGGCCTGGAGAACCTCCATAGCGTTGGCGAGAGCGGTCTTCGATGGCGTGCTGCCGGTCCGCTCGAAGTACTCGCGGGTGAGATGGGCCGACAGCGACCCGCCCTTGCCGAGCACCGGCCGGGCGATGCGCGGCCCGCGCCGCGGGACGCCGTACACCGCGCCGGTGCCGTCGGGCGCGATCTCGTAGAGCTTCTCCGCCATCTCGACGAGGATGACCGCCTGGGGCTTCTTGCCCTTGCCGCTCATGTCGCCACCGCCCCGCTCCAGCGGAGCAACCGGCGCAGCTCGGCAGCCGTGCGCCCGGCGCGGAACCAGTCGGTCAGGTCGCCGCCGTGGGGCAGGGGCAGCCGCACGACGCGCACCTGGGCGCCGGCCGCGCGCAGCTTGCGCGCCGTCGCTGCGGCCTGGTCCTGCTCGCCGGCGTCGTACACCACGGCGATGCCCCGGCCCGCAGGCCGCAGCGCGGCGACCAGGGCGCCGGGCAGACTGGCGCCGCAGGTCGTCGTCACGGCGTGGATGCCGTGCTGCCGGGCGATGAGTGCGTCGAACTCGCCCGCGCAGAGGACCACCCGGCGCCGCTGGGGCGGGGTCGGGTAGAGCTGCGACCCGCGCCCGCCGAGGCCGACCATCTTCGGGCCGGCTCCGGGATCGAGGAACCGGCGCCGCAGGTTGACCAGGCGCCCGTCGGCGTCGCGCACCGGGAGCGTGACGGCGCTGCCGTCGTAGCCGAGCTGGTGACGGTCGATCGTCGTCCAGTCCAGGCCGCGAGCGTGCGTGACGTACAGCCGCGCCGCCCGGCTGCGCTCCAGCGCCCGCTGCCACCGCGCGATCTGGCGCTCGCTCGGCAGGGGCGCCGGCTCACGGTCGGTCGCGCGGGCGGCCTGCGGGTCGCCCAGGTACGTGAGCGGGTCGTCCAGGAGCAGCCCGCCCGACCCAGGCGGCAGGTCGAGCGCCTCCGCAAGCAGCGCGAGGTACTCACCCCGCCCGGGACACGCCCAGCACCGCACCCACCAGCCGCCGGTCGGCTTCCGGTCCACACTTAACTTCTGCGGACCACTACACACCGGACACGTGTATAGGTAGCCACGCGCCGCGCTGTTAGCTATACTCACGGTGCCCTCCACTTCCTCTCGTGAGGGCTGGCGAGCATGGCGTTGTCTGCGCCCCCGAGGCCCTTCCCCTCGGGGGCGTCCTCTTTGTAGCCATCAGTCCACCGCCTCGACCTTGTTCGCCTCGATGTAGGCGTCGAGGTCGTCGGGGTCGAAGGCGACGAACTTGCCCATCTTGAGGTAGGTCAGCCGGCGCTCGGCAACCGCGCGCCGCACCCACCGCTCCGAGCGACCGAGGTACTCGGCAGCGCCCTTGAAGTCGAGGGGCGGCCTGTGTGTCTTTGTGGTGCTCAACTCTCAACCCTCCGAACTAGCGAACGACGAAGTTCGTGTTCGAGTTCGGCTGCTGGGAGGAGCTATGCGGCGGAGTGCGCCACTGCCACCCGTAGGCGACGGCGGAAACTGTACGCCAAGCCGTACAAGCTGGCAACTCGCCCGCTATAAACCGTACGGCGCCTGGGACCTACCCCTCGCCGAGGGCCATGCCGGACAGGTCGTCGCCCTCGTTGAAGCGCCCGAGGTGGTACCGCACGACGTCGGGTGCGCGCTGCATCTGGTCCTGGTCGAGGTCGAGGTCGTCGAGCACGGCCTTGATGAGCTCGCCCATCAGCCGGCCCCAGCGCTGCGCGAGCTGCACCTGGCCGGCGTCCACGCCCGCATCGAGCGCAGCCTTTGCCACCTGGGCCAGGCGGTCGCGCTCCTCGCCGTACAACGTGACGAGCATCGCAGTCTGCTCGGCCGTGAGGTCCTCGGCCGCGCCGACTTGCTCGTGCAACCACGCCACGTGCCCTGATGCCGCATGCACCAGCCAGATCAGCGCCTCGGCCGCAGTGACGTCCATCGGCATTCCCATCGTGATCATACGCCGCTGCGTCTCGTGCCGAATAGCTGCCTTGATGTGGTTCGGTGTTGAGCCGCCGTGAAGCTTACATTTACCTATCCCGGGATGTGGAGTGCCCCAGCCCGCGTACAACTTGCAGGTTTCGCCCTGGCGGT harbors:
- a CDS encoding helix-turn-helix domain-containing protein; amino-acid sequence: MSTTKTHRPPLDFKGAAEYLGRSERWVRRAVAERRLTYLKMGKFVAFDPDDLDAYIEANKVEAVD